CGCCACCCGCCGCTCTGCACCCAGTTCCCGGACAGGTAGTAGTCCCACGGCCCCACGCCGCCCAGGACGGAGCCGCGGGCCTCCCCGCGCCGGAAGCCGCCGCCCGCCACCTCCAGCGCCCCCCGCGGCGGACCGCCGCCGCGCCGGGTCACCACGTTCAGCGACCCCGCCAGCGCGTTCTTCCCGAAGGCGGCGGCGGGGCCGCGCACCACCTCGATCCGCTCCGCGTCGTCCAGCGGGATCAGGTCCCAGTGCACCTGCGAGGCGTCCGGCTCGTTGACGCGCACCCCGTCCACGAAGACGCTCACCCCCTGCGGGAGGCCCACCACGGGCGACACCCCGAAGCCGCGCAGCGACACGTCCGGCTGGAAGGCGCTCCCCATCACGTCCGCCAGCGACACGCCGGGGAGCCGCGCCAGCACGTCGGCCACGGTGCGGTGCGGCATCGCCCGCAGCTCGTCGGCGCCGACCACCTGCGCGGCGAATGGCGCGCGGGCCAGCGGCACGCCCCCCGTCTGCAGGCGCGCCACCTCCACCCGCAGCGTGGGGAGGCGGTGCACCAGCGTGTCCACCCTCGCCGTGTCCGGGCGAGGCGCGGCGGCCGGGTCCGCGAGCAGGAAGAGCGCGAGCAGCGCACCGGAGACGTCCATGGCGGCCGGGTCCCGTTCAGAGGAGGAAGTGTCGGGGGCGGTTCTGCCGGGAGGCGGCGTGCTACCGCCCCCCGGTCGCCACGCCGATCCCCGCGTACAGCGTCCGCCCCGGCCCCGGCTCGAAGAAGCGCCGGCCGAAGGCGTTGACGACCACGGAGGTGTTGTAGCGGACGTCGAACAGGTTGGTGACGCCCACGAACGGCGTGGCGCGGACGCCCCCCAGGCGCGCGCCCTCCCACCCGGCGCGGAGGTCGGCCACGGTGTAGCCGGGGGAGCGGAAGCGGTTGGCGTCGTCCACCGGGACGGAGGAGGCGCGGCGCGCCTCCACCTCCGCGAAGGCGCCCGCGGCGGACTCCCAGGCCAGGCGCGCGTCCAGCGTGTGCGGGGCCACCCCCGGGACGCGGTTCCCGTCCAGCGCCTCCCCGCCCACCACGTAGTCGGTGAAGCGCGCGTCGGTGTAGGTGTACGCCAGGCGCGCCGTCACCTGCCGGAGCGGCGCCACGCGCAGCCCCGCCTCCACCCCCCGGTGCCGGGCGGCCCCCGCGTTGCGGAAGAACTGCCGCCCCGGCACCCCCTCCACCTCGAAGGGGATCAGCGCGTCCCGCACCCGCGCCAGGTACGCGGCCAGCTCCCAGCCGCCCCGCGCCCCGAGCCGCCCCTTCGCCCCGGCCTCGTACGACACGGTGCGCTGCGGCTCCAGCTCCGGGTTGAAGCCGCCGGCGCGGTCCGGGCGGTTCGCCAGCTCGGTGGTGGTGGGCGTCTCGAAGGCCGTGGCGACGTTGGCGTACAGCGACACGGCGGGCGCCGCCGCGAAGCTCACGCCCAGCGTGGGGCTCCAGGCGTCCAGGACCCGCGCGCCGGAGTCGTCCGGGTTCCGGTCGGTGGCGGGGATGCGGTCGACCACGGCGAAGCGGACCCGGTCGTAGCGGAGCGCCCCCAGCACCTCCAGCCTCCCGGCGAGGGGGAGCGCCGCCTGCGCGAAGGCGGCCGTCCCCGTCACCCGCTCCCGCTGGTCCAGCACCAGCGCGCCGCGCTCCCCCCCCACGTTGCGGAAGTTGAGGCGGTCGTCGCGCTGCGCCTCGGCCTCGGTGCCCACGGTCCAGCGGAGCGCCCCCGCGCCCAGCGGCCGCGCCGCCGACCACGCCGCGCGCACCCCGCCGCCCCGGCGCTCCAGGTCGATCACCACGTTGGGGATGGGGTTGTCGATCTCGCGCGCCACCCCGTAGCCGGAAAGCTCCAGCGCCCCCGCGCCCAGCTCCCGCCGCCAGGTGAGCCCCGCCTGCGCCTGGCGCCCCTCCTCCCCCGTCCGCTGCGCCACGTTGCGCCCGAAGGCGCGGGAGCGGTCCACCCGCAGCAGCGAGTCGGAAAGGGAGCCGGGGTTGAGCGCGTCGTAGCGCACCGCGTTCAGCGTGAAGCGGAGCTCGCTCCGCTCCCCCAGGCGCGCGAGCTGCGCGCTCGCCAGCGTGTTCTCCGCCCGGCTGTGCTCGCGGAACCCGTCGTAGCGCAGCCGCGTGGCCGCCGCCCGGTACGACCACCCGCCCGCCCGGCCGCCCACCGCCCCCTGCGCCCGCAGCAGCCCGTTCCCCCCGGCGACGACGCGCGCCTCCGTGCCGAGCGGCACCGGCGGGGGCGCAACGGTGGTGAGCTGCACCACCCCGCCGGAGGCGTTCCCCCAGAGCGCGGAAGCGGGGCCGCGCACCACCTCCGCCCGCTCCAGCCAGCCGACGTCCACGTGGTTCAGCGTGGTCTGCCCGTCCGGGAGGGTGGCGGGGATCCCGTCCACCAGCACGCGCACCCCGCGCACCCCGAACTGCGCCCGCGCCCCGAAGCCCCGCACCGAGATCCGCTCCCCCAGGGCGTAGTTGTACCGGTTGTCCACCTGCACCCCGGGGATCCCCGCCAGCGCCTCGTCCAGCGCGAGGCCGGGGCGGGCGCGGCGGACCTCGTCCCCCGTCGCCACCGAGACGGCGAACGGCGCACGCAGGATGGGGACGGGGGTGCGGAGCACCCGCACCGCCAGCGTGTCCAGGCTGACGCGGGGGAGCGTGTCCGGGGCGGGCTCCTGCGCCCGGAGCGGGGCCGTCCCCAGGACGGCGAGCGGGACGAGCGCGGCGAGCAGCGCGGTGCGGGATGACATCGGGCTCGGGTCGGGGGAACCGTGCGGCGGCGCGTCCGCCGGGAGACCCCGCCGGGAGCAAGATTCGCGCGCGTCCGGGGCGGCGCGTTATCTTCCCGGGCGGGCCGCGGACGGTACGCGGCCCGCAACCCGTTTCCCCGCAAAGCGATGCCGGACCGAACCCCGCCAACCGCCGATCCCGCGGCTCCCGCCGAGCCGCCCATGCTGCGCAGCGACCTGTTCTTCGGGGCGGTGGCCCTGCTCGCGGTCGTGCTCGCCGTCTTCTTCTTCGTCGCCGGCGAGGCCGACGCGGGCGCGGAGGCCGCCCCGCCGCCGCCCATCACCGTGCTCGCGCCCCGCAGCGGCGCCACCGTCTCCGGCCCCTTCTCCATCGTCTTCGAGACGCCCGCGCGGATGGAGCGCGACGCCAGCGGGTGGGTGGCCGAGGGGCGCTACCACCTGCACGCCATGGTGGGCGGCACCGAGCTGATGGCCGCCCCCGCCGACGTCCAGCCGGTGGAGGGCGGCCGCTACCGCTGGTCCGTCGCCGGCCTCCCGCCGGGGGAGCACCGCGTCCGCCTGCAGTGGGCGGGGCCGGACCACCGCAACCTGCAGCAGGGGGGCTCCGCCCCGTTCACCCTCCTGGTGCGCTGATCCGGGAGGCGCGGAGGCCCGCCGGGCGGTTTGACACCCGTGCCGGCGCGAAGTAATCTTCCGTTCCCTTCCGAGGCCGTCCGCATCCGCTCCCGCGTCCCCCCTCCACCGCGCCAGGCCCCATGTCCACGAGCCACCTGCGTCCGCTCACCTTCGGCGAGATCCTCGACGGCGCCTTCGTCATCTACCGGCGCCACTTCGCCACGCTGTTCACCACCGCGCTCATCCCGCTCCTCCCGGTCGCGCTGCTCTGGGGCGCGTTCGGGCTCGTGAGCGGCGGGAACCAGCTGGACAGCGCCGCGGCCGGGCTGACGTTCCTGCTGGTCTACCCGGTGATGATCGTGGGGATGCTGCTGATGTGGGGAGCGCTCATCCATGAGACGGCGCAGGCGGTGGAGGGGCGCGCCATGGACCGGGCGGAGGCGTACCGCGTCGCGTTCCGCCGCATGCTTCCGATGGTGGGGACGTCGATCCTCTTCGTGATCCTCTTCGCCATCGGTCTCATCGCCCTGATCATCCCCGCGTTCCTCGTGATGATTATGCTGTTCGCCATCTGGCAGGCGGTCGTGATCGAAGGGAAGGGGCCGCTGGATGCGATCTCCCGCTCGCGGGAGCTGGCGCGCGGCGCCTGGGGGAGGGTCTTCGGGATCCAGGTGGTCTCGTACATCATCGTGATGATCCCGGGGATGCTGGTGGGGACCGTGACGGCCGTCGCGATGGTCGGCGCGATGCTGGCCACCGGCGACCCTGACGCCGCGTCGGACGCGGTGGGCTGGTTCACCGCGGTGAACAACGTGCTGAGCATCCTGGTCTCCGCGCTCACCACTCCGTTCATGGCGGCGGCGCTGACGCTGCTCTACTACGACCGGCGGGTCCGTACCGACGCGCTGGACCTGGAGATGGCGACCGAGAGCCTCGCCACCCCGGTCTGACGGCGCCGCCCTCGCCATGATGCAGCCGGAGCTCCCCACGGCCCCCACGGTGCGGCGGGCGCTGGACGAGGTCTACGCGCTCCCCGAGTTCACGCCGCGCTCCCTCCCCGGCCCGCTGCAGTGGCTCT
This is a stretch of genomic DNA from Longimicrobiaceae bacterium. It encodes these proteins:
- a CDS encoding TonB-dependent receptor, translated to MSSRTALLAALVPLAVLGTAPLRAQEPAPDTLPRVSLDTLAVRVLRTPVPILRAPFAVSVATGDEVRRARPGLALDEALAGIPGVQVDNRYNYALGERISVRGFGARAQFGVRGVRVLVDGIPATLPDGQTTLNHVDVGWLERAEVVRGPASALWGNASGGVVQLTTVAPPPVPLGTEARVVAGGNGLLRAQGAVGGRAGGWSYRAAATRLRYDGFREHSRAENTLASAQLARLGERSELRFTLNAVRYDALNPGSLSDSLLRVDRSRAFGRNVAQRTGEEGRQAQAGLTWRRELGAGALELSGYGVAREIDNPIPNVVIDLERRGGGVRAAWSAARPLGAGALRWTVGTEAEAQRDDRLNFRNVGGERGALVLDQRERVTGTAAFAQAALPLAGRLEVLGALRYDRVRFAVVDRIPATDRNPDDSGARVLDAWSPTLGVSFAAAPAVSLYANVATAFETPTTTELANRPDRAGGFNPELEPQRTVSYEAGAKGRLGARGGWELAAYLARVRDALIPFEVEGVPGRQFFRNAGAARHRGVEAGLRVAPLRQVTARLAYTYTDARFTDYVVGGEALDGNRVPGVAPHTLDARLAWESAAGAFAEVEARRASSVPVDDANRFRSPGYTVADLRAGWEGARLGGVRATPFVGVTNLFDVRYNTSVVVNAFGRRFFEPGPGRTLYAGIGVATGGR